One Pseudomonadota bacterium genomic window, GGCCGAGCGCCTGCGCGGCTATGCGGGGCCGATCGACTATTCTACTATGACTACGGCTGGTCGCTGAACGAGCCCTGAGCGAGGTACGGGACATGGCGCCCAATGTGATCAACTCAAGGGGGATCAACTTAAGGGGGATCAACTCAAGGGCGACCCGTCAGCGACAGACGACCTTCCCCGCGATTCGCCGCAGGGGCCTATCGACGTTACAGGTCAACCTCGGTTATCGCTGCAACCAGGCCTGCGTCCACTGCCATGTGAACGCCGGCCCCAAGCGCACCGAGGAGATGGACCGGGGGGTCATCGACGAGGTCGTCGCCTTCCTGTCGGCGTCCGGGGTCAAGACCCTGGACATCACCGGGGGCGCGCCCGAGCTGAACCCGCATTTCCGCGATCTGGTGCGTGCGGCATGCGGGCTTGGGGTACATGTCATCGACCGCTGTAATCTCACTATCCTCGAAGAGCCGGGCCAGGATGGGCTGGCCGAGTTCCTGGCGGGAGCGGGGGTCGAGGTCACGGCCTCGCTGCCCTGCTATCTCGAGGACAATGTCGATGCCCAGCGCGGCAAGGGGGTATTCGCCGCGAGCCTGCGGGGACTCAAGCGCCTCAACGCGCTGGGTTACGGTCAAGCCGGGACGGGGCTCACCCTGAACCTCGTCTACAACCCGCAGGGCCCCCATCTGCCCCCGCCGCAGGCCGCGCTCGAGGCCGACTACCGCGAACGACTGGCCCGCGAGCACGGCATCGTCTTCAACGCCCTCTATGCCGTCGCCAACATGCCCATCGAGCGCTTCGCGCGCACCCTCTGTGCGCGCGGCGAATACCAGGGCTATATGGCGCTGCTGCGGGCGGCGCACCGGGATGAGAACCTGGAGACCGTCATGTGCCGCACGCTCCTGAGCGTGGATTGGCGGGGCCATGTGTATGATTGCGACTTCAATCAGATGTTGGGGATCCCGCTCCCGACCCGCAGCCGCCCCGCCCGGCTTCGCGACCTCATCGGTCGCGGGCTTGCGGGCCGGCCGATCGCGGTCGCGGGGCACTGCTACGGCTGTACCGCCGGCCAGGGCAGCAGTTGCGGGGGCGCTTTACAGTAAGCGGGCGTCTATTAATTAATCTGTGGAGGATGTGATTAGGATGGCGATGAACGTCGAAGTAGAGGTCTTGAACCGTTACTCGGAGGGCGCAAAGGCGAAACAGGCGGCGCTGTGCTGCCCGATGAGCTACGACCCCGCGCTCCTCGCTCTCCTGCCCGAGGAGATCATCGAGCGCGATTACGGTTGCGGCGACCCGACACCCTACATGCGGCCGGGCGACGTCGTCCTCGACCTCGGCAGCGGCGCCGGCAAGGTGTGCTATCTGGCGGCCCAGATCGTGGGGCCCGAGGGTCGGGTCATCGGGATCGACATGAACGACGACATGCTGGCCCTGGCGCGCAAGTACCAGGGCGTGATGGCGATGAAGCTCGGCGGTGACCGGGTGCGCTTCTGCAAGGCGCGCATCCAGGACCTCGCGCTCGACCTCGAAAAGCTGGCCGAGCATCTGCACCGGCATCCGGTCCGATCGCTCGACGATCTGGTCGCGCTAAGGGAGCTCGAGAGGCGCGAGCGGCGCGAGCACCCCTTGGTGCCTGATGGCTCCGTGGATCTCGTGGTCTCGAACTGCGTGTTGAACCTCGTGCCCGATGCGGACAAACCCGCGCTCATCGCCGAGGTCCATCGGGTCCTCAAACCGGGCGGGCGGGTCGCCATCTCCGACATCGTGAGCGACGAGCCGGTCCCCGAACGGCTCAAGGCGGACCCGCTGCTCTGGACCGGCTGCCTGTCGGGGGCCTTCCAGGAGGAGGGCTTCCTGAAGGCCTTTCTGGATGCGGGCTTCCTGGCGGTCCGCTACGCCGAGTGGGGCAAAGAGCCGTGGCAGGTGGTCGAAGGCATCGAATTCCGCTCGGTGGTCCTGAGCGCGGTCAAGGGCGCGGGTACGCCCTGCCTCGATGTAGGCCAGGCGGTCATCTACCGCGGGCCTTACGCCTCGGTGAGCGACGACGAGGGGCACGTCTATGCGCGC contains:
- the arsS gene encoding arsenosugar biosynthesis radical SAM protein ArsS (Some members of this family are selenoproteins.), with the protein product MAPNVINSRGINLRGINSRATRQRQTTFPAIRRRGLSTLQVNLGYRCNQACVHCHVNAGPKRTEEMDRGVIDEVVAFLSASGVKTLDITGGAPELNPHFRDLVRAACGLGVHVIDRCNLTILEEPGQDGLAEFLAGAGVEVTASLPCYLEDNVDAQRGKGVFAASLRGLKRLNALGYGQAGTGLTLNLVYNPQGPHLPPPQAALEADYRERLAREHGIVFNALYAVANMPIERFARTLCARGEYQGYMALLRAAHRDENLETVMCRTLLSVDWRGHVYDCDFNQMLGIPLPTRSRPARLRDLIGRGLAGRPIAVAGHCYGCTAGQGSSCGGALQ
- a CDS encoding methyltransferase domain-containing protein: MNVEVEVLNRYSEGAKAKQAALCCPMSYDPALLALLPEEIIERDYGCGDPTPYMRPGDVVLDLGSGAGKVCYLAAQIVGPEGRVIGIDMNDDMLALARKYQGVMAMKLGGDRVRFCKARIQDLALDLEKLAEHLHRHPVRSLDDLVALRELERRERREHPLVPDGSVDLVVSNCVLNLVPDADKPALIAEVHRVLKPGGRVAISDIVSDEPVPERLKADPLLWTGCLSGAFQEEGFLKAFLDAGFLAVRYAEWGKEPWQVVEGIEFRSVVLSAVKGAGTPCLDVGQAVIYRGPYASVSDDEGHVYARGARIAVCERSFRFLTEGAYRDDFIGITPMTPGDPVPWCAPAGTRRPAADTKGALVTSVNGTGGCGTGCC